The window CCATTTAACATCCACAATCAAGTCCAGAAATGAGCCCGTCATGGCCCGAATTCACAATCCAACTCCGAGTAGCAAACTAATAAGAAAGCTCAAGAACTTCAGGGTTCTATGAGGAATCTAACACTTCAAGGATGACTATCCAGAGTCCCGGATAACCATTAACTATTCAAGATAACGATCAAAGATCAATTCTATCCTATCTCAAATACAAAAGCCTACTTCTACGAGGTTTCTAATACGTGGAATCTCACTTCCAATCGATCTCTAACAATGAGatccctatataaagggctctacacctccaaactagaactacgttcaGACTTCATTCTTCACACaactgaagatacgtaggcatcccGAATCTTGAGAACAGTCTTAAGAGAACGAAGCTCGCCTTTCattttttgatccataacatttggaaccgtctgtgggaagaagacaacaaccatgacaAGATCCACGAGAATACGCTCTGAAATTCATGCTCCTTCGAACGGAGACAACACCTCAACCCAGGATCTACCTGTTTCACAGGTCACCGCTAGAACCTCCTCGCAACCAAATGCGCTCTACACCCATGGGGCTGGATCCTCAAATCCAGCTACCACTAGTCACGTTGACCACCGCTGGTCAAACCTCAATTCTTTTGATCTTCGGCACTATTCCTCCTCTAACTAGCCTCATGGCGACAACCACCGTTGCTAGCACTCATTACTTAACTATCTTGACGACCACTCGTGGAACCACGAACGAGTATGATGTTCATCTGATCATATAGGGATTTGATATTCCCCCACATAGGAGGAGGGACGATTACCGCGACCAAGGTCCTCGACACCGTTCTAGGCAAAAAACCCCCGAGTCCCGTGGACCTATGAACCAGGAGTATGAGAACTGGATTCGTGCTTTTAAAAAGCAGATCGTTCAGTTGAACGACGGGTACCAACTTTAATGAGATACTTATACTATTATGGGGGTGAGGTTTTTTTAGATGAACTTTTTTGATCAACCCATTCAATACCCAGGCAGCCATAGTGGTTCTCTTTGATTGAGCTTTGACGAACTTCATACTGAAACCATATGTTCCTGCAATTCTTATTCGGAGAGTCAGGAAGTTGATTAGATGATGTTCAATTGTTGATAATATATATCGTAATCGCAGATCCTTCAAATAGTTGCATGGTTCTAGGTAACTTTTAAATGTGAGTTAATAATTAGATGGTGTTGAACTGTTGATAATGTTTTAACTCCAGATTTTGCATAATTACATGGTTCTATGTAACTTATGTAGGGCATCAATGTACAGGTGACTAATGATGATAAATCTCGAGTTACTACAATCAAATACACAACTCACTCTCGTTCATAGTTATCATAGCAACACAATTAAATATGCAATTACTCCACTAAATCAACAAACGAGATAGaattttttacattaaaattagaattaggtTTTTAATGCACTACCAAAACTCCTTATTTCTAGATTGTATTGGAGGAACTGACATGACCAGTGTAAATCAATTGTTGTTCACTAACAGGAAGGTTTGGTGCTGATCGAGAAATAAGAATTTGGACATCATGGACTGTTAATTTTGGCCACATTTGGACATGGAGCCTTATTTTTTGTGACGGTAATAGGTGATGATTAAGACTCAGGGTACGACTTCGTCTAAGCTACCTGCAGCATCATCAACAACAATTATATACCATGTACAGATGGAATGGAGGTAAGAATATATAGGGAGAAGGAAGTATTTTATAAACTTCCAGTGTGTGTGCAAGTATAACTCACCCGTAGAAAAATACTTACCATCAAGAGCATAGAGCAAGAAGCTGAAATGTTGCACCCAAATTCCTGACTTGGGACAGTTGCACTTGGGTTAATCTCTGTAACAAATTTGTTTCATTAAATTTGTAACAAATACTTGTGAAAGACTTAAGTAGatgataaatataatcaatcagTTTCGTATAAATCTTGTAAGTTTAGAAACTTACCCGCAATCTGGAAAATGTATCCTTGATattttggagcattttcttcattattttcttcAATTATAAACATTTCCCAAATATATTTAACTATCAGTAGAATATTATTACTCTAATTCTTATTGAATATTTTTCGTCTCATCACTAACCTATGTAATTATACAAGAGAAATACCTCTTGTTTCACAACATTCGCTTCTCCTATGTTGCGTGCCATATGTTATATACCTAGCAGTCTGCAGTCTACCttcatttttttctaatttcatgTAATCCGGCACTAAGTTTGATAGTATTGGAAGAGGAAGTGGCCTTCGACATTGTCACCCACTGAGCCTTCTCCCACATCCCTGCTCCCATTTTCACGTCCTTCGACATGACTAGTACCTACACAGTTTGGGGGATCACATGCTCCCATTACCAGAGGCACCACCACATGAATCAAATCCGGGTAATTGTATTTTGCAACTTTTCTCCAAGCTTCATTTAGTATTTGTTGTTTTTTAGCTTGAAACATGTCGTTTTCTGCTCGGAGAGCGTTGTTTTTCTCCTGAAAAAGTTTAGAGGTTAATTAAATGAAAGTACCAACTACATAAACAAGAAGCAACCTAACTGTAGACTATCTTAGTTATCTTATTAGTACCtagactacatatatatataggcacttgctcaaatgagaactttcttaaaatgagaaccgtgagaacttttttaatttatcaaaatctcatttatttgaagagccccgccaggggcaccttcgcaaaaaatgtatatcattaaggtctccacctagctagccggaaaaaaaaaattcactgatgacgtggcagtggacttttttttttgaaattttttttttgactagctaggaagagactagttttatatacattttttatattgggtacccactagtttgatgtttagattagccaaaatatgataaattaaggaagttctcacggttctcattttaagaagttctcactggagtaaccctctatatatatatatgcatatatatatatatctatatatagacacacacacatagacACAAATAAAGGCACATTCTACACATGGTTGGAAAAGGTCGGCAAagtcatgaaaattttaatacctTCAGTTAAGTGAGCTCATTCTCCAAGTAAAATTGGACTTGTTTAAGCTCGTCCATTCCCAACATGTCAAATTCCCCACCCTGGTTGAAGTagctaaatttaaataaaaaaaagagtatgTCCAGAGAAATTAATTattgaaacaaatatttaatacaacATAATTAGTACTAAATTTCAATTAAGGACAATAGAACTAGTTTGCAGAgatgagaaaattttaataccTTCAGTTGAGTGAGCCGAATTTATaacgaaataataaaaataaccaacgacattttatataaatcttATAAAATTAGAAAGGTACCCATCGTTGAAGGATGTATATGttgtggagcattttcttcattatttctgCAATTATAAAACAttcataattatacagaaatctTATATTAGTACAAATAGACAtcaatcataaaaatataaatcatcaatcataaaaatataaatcatcaaCCATGACTACACATCGATGGTAAAGAAACAAATAGCCATCAATCATAGACATcaatcaaattatataataatatatcaatttaaccAACGATAAAATGAAAAGTAAGACTACTTAACAATCGAACATCAGAAATACACATATGTGTTTCAAACTAGATAAGATGATCATATGCCAAGGTATTGATGAAGGACTTGTGTACTAAACGAAGGAGGCTCAAGGGGAGTGAAGTTGTTGAGATGAAGGAGAATGTGTCTGCGGTTCTTCAAGGAAGGTTCCCAAGAAAGTGTAAGGATCCAGGAAGCTTAACTATTCCTTGCACCATTGGTAAATCTAAATTTGAGAATGCTTTACTTGATTTGGGTGCGTCAATTAATGTTATGCCATCTAGCTTGTATGAGAAATTGTGTATTAAAACTGAACTTAAAACAGATGGTGTTACAATTTTATTAGCTGACAGATCTCACGTTTACCCGAAGGTGTTTTGGAGGATGTTCTTGTGCAGGTTGGCAGGTTTCAATATCCGGCTGATTTTTATATCTTAGAAATGGGAGATGTGAATAATGCACAACTTATTCTTGGTAGACCATTCATGTGTACTGCTCAAACAAGAATTGATGTTGCAAAGGGAGAGCTCAGTATGGACTTTGATAATGAACCATTAAGGACAACATGTTTGAGATGATGCGATATCCCGTGGATACTGAGACATGCTTTACAATGAGTACAACTGGTAGCATGGCTCAAAAGTACTTCGAGCTGATGAAGGATGATGTATTAGAAACAGTGATATCTCAGGGCATCGGTGTTAATAAGGAAGGAAATTCTCAAGCTCTTGAAGAGATTTCTATCACTCTTATAGATGAAATTCTAGAGCAATGCAACGCCTTTCAAGGAGCGGAGATTACAGGAGAACGGAAATTTGTACTCCCTAAAACTTCTAGTGAAAAGCAGTTGCCTTCAGTTGTTCCAGCACCACAATTGGATCTTAAGCCATTGCCTTCCCATCACAAGTATGTTTTTCTTGGAAAAGACGAGACACTACCGATCATAATCTCATCAAAGCTTACATCTGTGCAAGAAGAAAAAGTGGTGGAGTTGGTTTGTAATCATATCAAGGCTACTGGTTGGAGTTTACAAAATATTAGGGGAATCATCCCCACACGATTTGTTCATAGAATTTACTTGGAAGAAGGTGCCAAACCTGTGAGTTCCTCAACGGCGACTCAATCCTCCTATGATGGAGGTTGTGAATAAGGAAGTCATTAAGCTGCTAGACAATAGGATCATTTATCCTATTTCTGATTCTAAGTGGGTTTCTACTGTTCATGTTGTTCCTAAGAAGTCTGGTATTACAGTGGTAGCAAATGAGGAGAATGAGTTGGTGCCTCAATGTACAGTGACTGGTCACCATGTTTGTATTGATTACAGGCCTCTCAATAATGCTACAAAGAAAGGTCATTTTCCCTTGCCGTTCATTGATCAAATGTTGGAAAGATTAGCCGGTCATGAGTACTATTGTTTCTTAGATGGGTACTATGGATATAATCAGATTGCGATCAAGAGAAGACGACATTCACTTGTCCTTTTGGTACCTTTGCCTTTAGACGCCTGTCTTTTGGTCAGTGCAATGCCCCTAGAACGTTCCAAAGATGTATGATGagaatattctctgatttagtGGGGAAAATTATTGAGGTTTTCATGGAGGATTTCAGTGTCTTTGGGGATAGTTTTGATGATTGCTTGAAGAATTTGGGGCTTGTTCTAAAGAGATGCGAAGAAACAAATTTAGcgctcaattgggaaaaatgccacttcatggtAACCCATGAGATTGTTCTTGGACATGTGATTTCTTCAAAAGGTATTGAGGtcgataaatttaaaattgactTGATACGGTACCTGCCCACTCCGTCAAGTGTAAAGGAGATTCGGTCTTTTCTTGGCCATGCTGCTTTCTACAGAAGATTTATTCAGGACTTCTCTAAAATAGCAAGGCCCTTAACTAATCTTCTTCAAAAGGATGTACTTTTCGAGTTCAATGATGAGTGCAAGGTGGCATTTGAGGAGTTAAAACAGAAGCTTACGTCATCTCCTATCATACAGGCGCCTGATTGGAGCTTACCTTTTGAAATAATGTGTGATGCCTCAGATTATGCTATTGGAACTGCATTTGGGCAACGTAAGGACAAGAAGGTGCATGCTATTTATTATGCTTCTAGAACTTTGAATGATGCACAACTCAACTATACTACCACTAAGAAGGAATTGCTGGATGTCATCTTTGCTTTGGAAAAATTTCGATCATACTTGCTCGGTACAAAGGTGATTGTACTTGTTGGCCAAAAAGGAGGCAAAGCCATGACTTATCCGTTGGATCTTATTACTACAAGAGTTTGACATTGAAATAAAGGATAAGAAGGGATCCGAGAATGTTGTAGCTGATCATCTAAGTGGATTGGTGAGGGAGGAAGAAGATGTGCCCCTGACAGAGACATTTCCGGATGAACAACTTCTCCAAATTGAGGTAAGTGCTCTTAATGAGGTCACACCATGGTATGCAGACATAGTGAACTATCAGTTTGATGAAAGTCTGCCGAGTACACTGACTCGTGCACAAAAAGATAAGATTAAACATGATTCGAAATTTTATGTGTGGGATGATCCGTATCTCTGGAAGCATTGTCCAGATTTAATAATAAGGAGATGTGTGCCTGATAATGAATTTGAATCCGTGTTCAAGTTTTGTCAGAATTATGCATGTGGAGGACATTTTGGAGGAAAAAGAACTGCACATAAGGTGTTAGAGTgtggtttttattggcctacAGTTTTTAAAGATGCTCAAGAATTTTGTAGGACTTGCGACAGATGTCAGCGAGTAGGGAACATTAGTGCTAGGAATGAGATGCCCATGAATCCgatgtttgatgttgaaatatttgatgtttggggtattgattTCATGGGTCCGTTTCCGAAGTCCAATGGTTTTGAATACATACTTCTAGCTATTGATTATGTGTCAAAGTGGGTAGAAGCGAAAGCCACCCAAACTAATGATTCGAAAGTGGTTTCAGATTTCTTAAGGACAAACATTTTTTCTAGGTTCGGGATGCCAAGAGTTGTTATCAGCGATGAAGGGTCCCATTTCAGCAATAGGACCATCGAGGCACTATTTCGCAAGTATAACATCAAACATAAAGTTTCTAcaccttatcatcctcaaaccaaTGGACAAGAAGATGTGTCTAACAGGGAAATcaagaaaattcttgaaaacaCTGTAGGATCTACACGGAAGGATCGGAGTCAACAATTAGATGATGCACTTTGGGCTTATAGGACGGCGTACAGAAAACCCATCGGTATGTCTCCTTATCGCATTGTTTATGGTAACCCTTGTCATTAGCCAATGGAACTTGAACATAAGGCATACTGGGCTATTAAGAAATTTAATATGAGTCTTGATGAGGCCGGTTTGCACCGCAAGTTGCAATTGTCTGAATTGGAAGAACTTCACAACGAAGCTTATGAGAGCGCTCGTATTTACAAGGAAAAGACAATGGTGTTCCATGATAAGATGATCCAAAGGAAGAATTTTGAGGTTGGACAGAAAGTTCTTTTGTATCATTCTCGGTTACGTCTTTTTCCTAGAAAATTACGATCAAGATGGATTGGCCCATATGAAATTGTTGAAGTGTTTCCACACGGAGCTGTGAGCATTAAAAAAGATGATGGAAATGTGTTTAAGGTGAATGGACATCATCTTAAACCTTATTTGGAGGATCCTTCTAATTATATCAAGGAGAGCGAGACACTTAATGATGTGATTATCTCTGGTGCTTAAGTTCCGCGGCATCATGTCTAGCCAAAGACGTTAAAGAAAAGCGCtacttgggaggcaacccaagcATATTGTACggtcaattataatattattatagttCTTAgtagtaaaattattattattattatagatttttatagatttcaattttttcttccCACGAAGTGCCTTGATGATTTTTGTTAAGTGTTTCAAAAAATTTTTAGACATGGCATGGTGTGGgaatattcagaaaaagaaaaaaaaagagaaaaatttgAAGGCAGATTTTATATGTTTCCGGAGCTCGACGTCAAATTTGTTTGTGGAACAGAATCCAAAGACAGCCGTTTTTATTAACCAAGACGGGCGTTCTCATCCACTGTCCAgccttctaaattttttttctcgCACGTGCCCACTTAAGTTTTTCTTGCGCGCTTCCATTTCCTAGGAGATTCACAATACCGGTGCTTATATTTAGTAGATCGGGCGTATTGAGTCTCTGTCCAGAGTGCGCTTGCAAATCCCTTGGGCCTGTTTCAGTCCAGCCCATCCAGCAGAAGCCCGGCCCAACTACTGGCCCATAAATCAAGATAGGAAGCGCGGTCTAACTGGATCTTCTTTGCAATCAAGATAGGAAGCCCGGTCCAACTGGTTCTTCTTCGCTCCTTTGTTTTGACCTTTGTTTTGAAGGTGTTCAAATTGTTACTAGAAGGGTTTAAACCCTTGACTTCAAGCCATAAAAACAAGCCCACAACCACTCGGCCAACTGTTAAAATATGATTAAGTTCCACTGCATTTAATTATAAAGATAAAGCCATAGGTCACTGTACTTTACACCAATTATCCAAGGGAAGtatttttcactttttatttgtataattaattattattataattatattatgttatataataGTTTTTGCTGAGGAAATCCCACAAGAACCTTCACTTCCGAGTAGTGAAGCAGATCGACTAATACCTAAGATCCCACAAGTACCTGCATCTCAATTTGGTGTAGCAGATCAAGCTAAAGCTGGAGAAGCACGCAAGAACCTGTTTTTCAAAGTAAAACCGAAGCTGATTATCAAGACTCCAGAGGCACACAAGAACCTGATTCTCAAAGTGAGTCACCAGCCAGAATATGTATGAACAAGACAATGACAGTTGATGAATGAGATTCAAAGACTGATGATATTGAAATCTTTTGGAATTATTATGTCAATGTACATTATTAAACTCTCAGTATGATTATAAATAGATCTTTGTTATCAAAGAAAATCCTATTTATATGACTGGACACACACCTTCTTATCCACCTCTTATTTCTTTGATTTTGTTGAGAGACTTAGCCTTTTTATGTGAGTTGTGTGAAAAACATTTGATGAAAAGATTCAAGAGTGAAACAGTCTCCTCAACTAGCAAAAGGTGAGATAGTTATGTGATTGTGAGAATTTCTTATGCATATGAGAGTTAGATATTACTCTTTACAGTAATACTAGGTATGACTGTGAGAAGTGATGAGATCACTTGAAAAGAATAGAGAGATCTaggattataacaaattttcGCATGTAAAGATTCTTATTCTTATTGATAGATTGAACACTCAATCTGGTTCATGAttgccaaaaagggggagaagaaGTTCAAAATTTATCTCAAAAGGGCAAAGATCAAAAGAATCTATCTTGGAAACAAAGGAGAATTGTTTGTTATGAAACAACAAgtgatttcaagaaattcttaaGTGAAAGAAAGAAAGTGAAGCTGATGAAGCTGAAGACTACAACTAAATTCCAAACAGAGTTTGACGAATTCAAGAGGTAATTACTACAAGTAGTTATTATGTATTCGGATCAGAACATCACAAATTTTTCAGAGAAGTACAgaagaaaatagaaaattactAACAAAAGCTGGAGAATTAAGAGGCTATAAACAAGCTATTGAAGAACAAAGACAGTAATCAATCTTGAAACACAAAGGTATAAAGAATTCAAACTCATGATGAAGTTATGATTTCTtcagaaattttttttgaagaagttTGGGCATCAATGAATCAGTTGAATTTATGCTTTATTCCACAAAGTATatattgggggagattgttacgtAAGAAGATTCATTTATGCATCAAGAGATCATCACAATGAAACGACAAGGAACAATGCAGTTGATAGAAACTGATGGCCGCATCAGCAACTGATGGAACCGCATCAGTAAGCGGATACTTGATCATCATCGAGTATAATCAGTGTCAggagattgagtttgagaaggaaagaaagaagattgaTACGATATAGCTTATTTATAGATATATGCTTCTGGTTGAGTAAATCAAGTTAGTAATTGTAGAAGTTGtgtactatataaacacagattattaGGTCTTACAAGGAGACGAGTAAGAAGCACAAACACAAGTAATATTTTgagtaacctagcagctcttgcaGAACGTTGTTTTCTTTAGAGAGTATTGTAACAGTTCTTATAAGTGATCAATAAGAGCTGAGTTATATTGAATCTTGTTCGTTGATTATTCAAGCTTATTCGATATTCGATTGATCAGTAGACAACTTCCGCTTAAGTCTATTGATTCAAATCAAGGCCTAACACAACTGTTGATAATATATATCGTAATAATTAGATGGTGTTGAACTGTTGATAATATTGTAACTCCAGATTTTGCATAATTACATGGTTCTAAGTAACTTATGTAGGGCATCGATGTACTGGTCACTAATAATGATAAATCTCGAGTTACTACAATGAAATACACAACCCACTGTCATTCATATATAGTTATTATAGCAACacaattaaatatgaaattactCAACTAAATCAACAAAAGTGATAGAatttaacattaaaattagaataaggtTTTTAATGCACTACCAAAACTCCCTATTTCTTGATTGTCTTAGAGGAACTGACATGACCAGTGTAAATCAATTGTTGTTCACCAACAGGAATGTTTGGTGCTGATCGAGATACAAGAATTTGGACATCATCGACTGTTAATTCTGGTCACATTTGGACAGGGAGCCTCATTTTTTGTGACGGTAATGGGTGATGATTAATACTCAGGGTACGGATTCGTCTAAGCTACCTGCAGCACCATCAACAACAATTATATACCACGTACAGATGGAATGGAAGTAAGAAGATATAGGGAGAAGGAAGTCTTTTATAGACTGCTAGTGTGTGAGCAAGTATAACTCACTCATAGAAAAATACTTACCATCAAGTGCAGAGAGGAAGAAGCTGAAATGCTGCACCCAAATTCCTGACTTAGGACAGTTGCACTTGGGTTAATCTCTGTAACAAATCTGTTTCATTAAATTAGTAACAAATACTTGTGAAAGCcttaatt of the Daucus carota subsp. sativus chromosome 4, DH1 v3.0, whole genome shotgun sequence genome contains:
- the LOC108203355 gene encoding uncharacterized protein LOC108203355; amino-acid sequence: MELEHKAYWAIKKFNMSLDEAGLHRKLQLSELEELHNEAYESARIYKEKTMVFHDKMIQRKNFEVGQKVLLYHSRLRLFPRKLRSRWIGPYEIVEVFPHGAVSIKKDDGNVFKVNGHHLKPYLEDPSNYIKESETLNDVIISGA